A genomic stretch from Aerococcaceae bacterium zg-1292 includes:
- the tnpB gene encoding IS66 family insertion sequence element accessory protein TnpB: MALNLTDLGQVYLVCGKTDMRQGIDSLAIIVKEQLALDPFSGSVFLFCGTKKDRFKALYWDGQGFWLLYKRFGNGRLQWPNSVDQVEQLSNQQIEWLMSGFSIYPKINTATQRDFY, encoded by the coding sequence ATGGCATTGAATCTCACTGATTTAGGACAAGTCTATCTGGTATGCGGAAAAACAGATATGCGTCAAGGGATTGATTCACTTGCCATCATCGTGAAAGAACAGTTAGCGTTAGACCCCTTTTCAGGTTCCGTCTTCTTGTTCTGCGGAACCAAAAAAGACCGTTTTAAAGCTCTTTATTGGGATGGACAAGGATTCTGGTTATTATATAAACGTTTCGGCAACGGGCGGCTTCAATGGCCGAATTCCGTTGACCAAGTGGAACAACTTTCAAATCAACAAATTGAATGGCTCATGAGTGGCTTTTCAATTTACCCTAAAATTAATACAGCTACCCAACGAGATTTTTATTGA